In a single window of the Streptomyces sp. CGMCC 4.7035 genome:
- a CDS encoding glycoside hydrolase family 76 protein codes for MSLRAADTVVRPPARLLTFLLTVAMAAISLVPAATPAAAATPVCVLACDTLDPSQARQESFPVPNQNLNGRRLELHVSDTDDMAWASIDDGVTGDSVWLDRSWDGGRSWEGLLGKASIPSTWTGTRTLMYNITDPRNHRRGLVRACGDAAGVGCTNWVYPTVCDTLCDGADAGRAAGDDQPVPSTTLYGRTIRLHVDQKNSMAWASIDTGGGGDEIWLDRSWDGGATWPDGSSLGRTSTPPGATTTRTAMYATRDPRGLLYGGVVRACGREAGHQEGSCTAWVRPAPTRARAAADALMASYDPYNGWWPSSWWNSAATLTSLVDFSRTTGRHDYDWVIARTFDQNKGAFAAGVRSSDAIEGDFISRSIDDSGWWAIAWIDAYDYTGDSRYLNEAVTTAKYVQQYWDTGTCGGGVWWDRERTYKNAVTNGQYLWLTTALHQRIPGDTLWLQRAKRAAAWYRSSGMINSSGLVNDGLTSACANNGSTVWSYNQGLAIGGFTELWKATGDSSLLATARTLADAAISSPALTSGGVLTESCDVGSASCDDNQKQFKGIFMRNFADLAKATGSSTYQGYVQKQADTLWAQDRSSLNALGERWAGTGPNQTDWRTQASALGALTAAAG; via the coding sequence ATGTCCTTACGCGCTGCCGACACCGTTGTCAGGCCACCTGCTCGGCTGCTCACATTCCTTCTGACGGTCGCCATGGCGGCCATCTCACTGGTCCCGGCCGCAACGCCCGCCGCCGCCGCCACTCCGGTGTGCGTGCTGGCCTGTGACACCCTGGATCCCTCACAGGCCCGGCAGGAGAGCTTCCCGGTGCCCAACCAGAACCTCAACGGCCGTCGCCTCGAACTGCACGTGTCCGACACGGACGACATGGCCTGGGCCAGCATCGACGACGGCGTGACCGGCGACTCGGTGTGGCTGGACCGCTCCTGGGACGGCGGCCGCTCCTGGGAAGGACTGCTGGGCAAGGCGAGCATCCCGAGCACCTGGACCGGCACCAGGACGCTGATGTACAACATCACCGACCCCCGCAACCACAGACGCGGGCTGGTGCGGGCCTGCGGCGACGCCGCAGGCGTCGGCTGCACGAACTGGGTCTATCCCACCGTCTGCGACACGCTCTGCGACGGCGCCGACGCCGGCCGGGCGGCTGGTGACGACCAGCCGGTGCCGTCGACCACCCTCTACGGCCGCACGATCCGGCTGCACGTCGACCAGAAGAATTCCATGGCCTGGGCCAGCATCGACACCGGTGGCGGCGGCGACGAGATCTGGCTCGACCGCTCCTGGGACGGTGGCGCGACCTGGCCGGACGGCTCCTCGCTCGGCCGTACCAGCACCCCGCCCGGGGCCACCACCACCCGTACCGCGATGTACGCCACCCGCGACCCGCGTGGTCTCCTCTACGGCGGTGTGGTCCGCGCCTGCGGCCGGGAGGCCGGCCACCAGGAGGGCAGCTGCACCGCTTGGGTCAGGCCCGCACCGACCAGGGCGCGCGCCGCAGCGGACGCGCTGATGGCGTCGTACGACCCCTACAACGGCTGGTGGCCGAGCAGTTGGTGGAACTCCGCCGCCACCCTCACCTCCCTCGTCGACTTCTCCAGGACCACCGGCAGGCACGACTACGACTGGGTCATCGCGCGCACCTTCGACCAGAACAAGGGCGCCTTCGCCGCCGGGGTGCGGAGCTCGGACGCGATCGAGGGCGACTTCATCAGCCGTTCCATCGACGACTCGGGCTGGTGGGCCATCGCCTGGATCGACGCGTACGACTACACCGGCGACTCCCGCTACCTCAACGAGGCCGTCACCACCGCCAAGTACGTCCAGCAGTACTGGGACACCGGCACCTGCGGCGGCGGCGTGTGGTGGGACCGCGAGCGCACCTACAAGAACGCCGTGACGAACGGGCAGTACCTCTGGCTGACCACGGCACTGCATCAGCGCATCCCGGGCGACACCCTATGGCTCCAGCGGGCGAAGAGGGCCGCGGCCTGGTACAGGTCCAGCGGGATGATCAACTCCTCGGGGCTGGTGAACGACGGGCTGACCTCGGCCTGCGCCAACAACGGCAGCACCGTGTGGAGTTACAACCAGGGATTGGCCATCGGCGGCTTCACCGAACTGTGGAAGGCGACCGGGGACAGTTCGCTGCTGGCCACCGCGCGAACCCTGGCCGACGCCGCGATCAGCAGCCCGGCGCTGACCAGCGGCGGAGTGCTCACCGAGTCATGCGACGTCGGCTCGGCGTCCTGCGACGACAACCAGAAGCAGTTCAAGGGCATCTTCATGCGGAATTTCGCCGACCTCGCGAAGGCCACCGGCTCCAGCACCTACCAGGGCTACGTCCAGAAGCAGGCGGACACACTGTGGGCGCAGGACCGCAGCTCCCTCAACGCCCTCGGCGAACGCTGGGCCGGCACCGGCCCCAACCAGACTGACTGGCGTACCCAGGCCAGCGCCCTCGGAGCGCTCACTGCCGCCGCAGGCTGA